A region of Fibrobacter sp. UWP2 DNA encodes the following proteins:
- a CDS encoding NAD/NADP octopine/nopaline dehydrogenase family protein: MLGYKASLNIAVENADNTEDFRQFIEKAFNTPVNLLQSFYEACLTNSNPILHTGRLYSMWHEWNGVPYDHCILFYKEWTEDAAQWLIDMDAEFMQLLRKLPMNPKAVPPLLEYYESSDAKSLAAKLSSIKAFETIKAPMKETGSGWVPDFESRYFTEDFPFGLRFIVELAKEYRVETPKIDIVYNWGMSKI; this comes from the coding sequence TTGTTAGGTTATAAGGCGTCTCTGAACATTGCGGTGGAAAATGCCGATAATACGGAAGACTTCAGGCAGTTCATCGAAAAGGCATTCAACACTCCCGTCAATCTGCTCCAAAGCTTTTACGAGGCCTGTCTCACAAACAGCAACCCCATTTTGCATACGGGCCGCCTGTACAGCATGTGGCACGAATGGAACGGCGTTCCCTACGACCATTGCATCCTATTCTACAAGGAATGGACAGAAGATGCCGCACAATGGCTAATCGACATGGATGCAGAATTCATGCAGCTGCTCAGAAAGCTCCCCATGAACCCCAAAGCGGTCCCTCCGCTTTTGGAATACTACGAATCCTCGGATGCAAAATCGCTGGCCGCCAAATTGAGTTCCATCAAGGCCTTCGAAACCATCAAGGCACCGATGAAGGAGACTGGCAGCGGATGGGTTCCTGACTTCGAAAGCCGATATTTTACGGAAGATTTCCCGTTTGGGCTTCGCTTTATTGTTGAGTTGGCAAAGGAATATCGCGTAGAGACCCCCAAAATAGACATCGTCTACAACTGGGGAATGTCCAAGATTTGA
- a CDS encoding polysaccharide biosynthesis tyrosine autokinase — MASAKKEETDLFDLAKDLVKNWYIVLPCLILSGIIGVIVALWIRPVYQVDALLQIESKSNKSMAGAMMGGLGSLFASSSPAETEIELIKSRQIIGDAVDKMHLQYIATPTLKLQRLFHKEGRMELVQLEIPWDNLPEEERGKPWVAVVKDSLTFKLLDHNKKLIVDNCHAGETYKIPYAGDTVTFSVLRMNVKKGQFFNLYKKNRLDAIDAFKSAFEIKEKGKKTGILEFTYQDIYPDRATEILNEIAATYLRQNVERSNAEAQKTLEFLEKQLPEVKSQMDSAMLRFNNYRNRVGSVDINAETRLVLEKRTKLQQDLLVLQQKKQDAIRLFQPEHPTIKTYEEQENALKRELASNTSESKKLPATQQEVLKLSNEVELTKVMYTTMLNNIQQLKLVSAGEVGSVRIIDFAEQVSRPTKPKKKMIVLIALFFGLLLGAAIVSIKSKFSNGVRDAHFIERETGYSVYAKVPKGNPKGTKGTRPLAVVEPDDVAVESLRALRSSLEFSMDEGCRPVIGISGLIPSVGKSFISVNLAALFAGLGKKVLLIDADLRKGRLHKEFGLKRGNGLSQYLLHETTLEDVIHSTEVENLFVIPCGHVPSNPSEILGSKHYSDMIDELEKHYDLIIVDTPPIMLVTDAALACRQASQIVMVIEYNKHSIEAIQDGMAQLLKGNTNAHASFVINKYQHSHSDGFGYKYGKY; from the coding sequence ATGGCATCTGCAAAAAAAGAAGAAACCGACCTTTTTGACCTAGCGAAGGATTTGGTCAAAAACTGGTACATAGTCTTACCCTGTTTAATTCTATCAGGGATTATTGGCGTCATTGTCGCCCTGTGGATTCGTCCAGTGTATCAAGTAGACGCCCTGCTGCAAATCGAATCGAAAAGCAACAAGAGTATGGCCGGAGCCATGATGGGCGGCCTCGGAAGCCTGTTTGCCAGTTCCAGCCCCGCCGAAACAGAAATCGAACTCATCAAGAGCCGACAGATTATCGGTGACGCCGTAGACAAGATGCACCTCCAGTACATCGCCACGCCAACGCTCAAGCTGCAGAGGCTTTTCCACAAAGAAGGCAGGATGGAGCTAGTCCAGCTAGAAATTCCTTGGGACAATCTTCCCGAAGAAGAACGGGGCAAGCCGTGGGTTGCCGTTGTTAAAGACAGCCTCACATTCAAATTACTTGACCACAATAAAAAATTGATTGTCGACAACTGCCATGCCGGAGAAACCTATAAAATTCCCTATGCAGGTGATACGGTAACTTTCAGCGTTTTAAGAATGAACGTAAAAAAAGGACAATTTTTCAATCTGTATAAGAAAAATCGTCTTGACGCCATTGACGCGTTTAAAAGTGCATTTGAAATTAAAGAAAAAGGCAAAAAGACAGGTATCCTTGAATTCACCTATCAGGACATTTACCCAGACCGAGCAACAGAAATCTTGAACGAAATTGCGGCGACGTACTTGCGGCAAAACGTAGAACGCAGTAATGCGGAAGCCCAGAAAACTTTGGAATTCCTCGAAAAGCAGCTCCCCGAAGTCAAGTCGCAAATGGACAGCGCCATGTTGAGGTTCAACAACTACCGCAACCGCGTAGGCTCTGTCGACATCAATGCCGAAACACGCCTCGTCTTGGAAAAGCGCACCAAACTGCAGCAAGACCTCCTAGTGCTTCAGCAAAAGAAACAAGACGCCATTCGTCTGTTCCAACCGGAGCATCCCACCATCAAGACGTACGAAGAGCAAGAAAACGCCTTGAAGCGCGAGCTTGCTTCCAATACTAGCGAATCCAAAAAGTTGCCAGCAACTCAGCAAGAAGTCTTAAAACTCAGCAACGAAGTCGAATTGACGAAAGTCATGTACACGACCATGCTCAACAACATCCAGCAGTTGAAATTGGTTTCCGCCGGCGAAGTCGGCTCCGTGCGCATCATCGACTTTGCCGAACAGGTTTCCAGGCCAACTAAGCCAAAGAAAAAAATGATCGTTCTCATTGCGCTTTTCTTTGGATTGTTGCTTGGCGCCGCCATCGTCAGCATCAAGAGCAAGTTCAGCAACGGCGTACGTGACGCCCACTTCATTGAACGCGAAACCGGCTACAGCGTCTATGCCAAGGTCCCGAAGGGCAATCCCAAGGGAACCAAGGGCACAAGGCCTCTTGCCGTGGTCGAGCCAGACGATGTCGCCGTGGAATCCCTCCGCGCTCTGCGAAGCTCTCTCGAATTCAGCATGGACGAAGGCTGCCGCCCCGTCATTGGCATCAGCGGCCTTATCCCCAGCGTTGGAAAAAGCTTTATTTCTGTCAACTTGGCCGCATTATTTGCCGGTCTCGGCAAGAAAGTCTTGCTCATTGACGCAGACCTTCGCAAGGGCCGCTTGCACAAGGAATTTGGCCTCAAGCGTGGCAACGGACTATCACAATACTTGCTCCACGAAACAACGCTTGAAGACGTCATTCACAGTACCGAAGTCGAGAACCTCTTTGTCATCCCTTGCGGACATGTTCCTAGCAACCCGTCCGAAATTCTGGGATCCAAGCACTACTCCGACATGATTGACGAATTGGAAAAGCACTACGACTTGATTATTGTCGACACACCGCCAATCATGTTGGTCACCGACGCCGCACTCGCTTGCCGCCAGGCTTCTCAGATCGTGATGGTCATTGAATACAACAAGCACAGCATTGAAGCAATCCAGGATGGCATGGCCCAATTGCTCAAGGGCAATACCAATGCTCACGCCAGCTTTGTTATCAACAAGTACCAGCATAGCCATTCCGATGGATTCGGATACAAGTATGGCAAATATTAG
- a CDS encoding CotH kinase family protein — protein sequence MKQAKKILAFFLLAACSWDSSNSPQDYLPLNDSEYPFAGVPRLVIETDDFRGIRDKETLINAKLQVYEKDGPSSEIMTLTVRGRGNSSFRMSKYGIKLDFDQKQSLFGMPKGTDFALVANFIDKTHVKNYVTYQLASILGDDYSPKAQFVEVFFNREYIGLYLLVESVKVSKNRVILNKNKNSYLVEKTTSHDGKPFFETKNGNLFEIKYPKAPSQESIDIIVEHFNKFEDEKKDTVHFIPSNWIDTLDFARYYWIQEFAKNFDARFLRSIFVTWEQGDVLKMGPVWDFDLAYGIFRTGTTEHKDWIVRNFGWYKWLWKNDSFKNSCHNYWAKNKHIFKNVPDSIESVSRRIRKAVENDNKRWPTLNFTENMYHDIAFESYEDAVDSLKKWVSERYYWIDGNL from the coding sequence TTGAAGCAAGCAAAAAAAATATTAGCCTTCTTTTTATTGGCTGCATGTTCGTGGGACTCTTCTAACAGTCCTCAAGACTATTTACCTCTCAACGACAGCGAATACCCATTCGCTGGCGTTCCGCGCCTTGTTATAGAAACAGATGATTTCCGAGGCATTCGCGACAAAGAAACGTTAATCAACGCGAAATTGCAAGTTTACGAGAAAGACGGGCCGAGCAGCGAAATCATGACTTTGACCGTAAGAGGCCGCGGAAATTCGTCTTTTCGGATGTCCAAATACGGAATCAAGCTCGACTTTGACCAAAAACAGAGTTTGTTCGGAATGCCCAAAGGGACCGATTTCGCCCTGGTCGCTAATTTCATAGACAAAACCCATGTCAAAAACTATGTAACCTATCAGCTCGCCTCCATACTGGGGGACGACTATTCACCAAAGGCTCAATTTGTCGAGGTCTTTTTCAACCGCGAGTACATAGGACTATACCTTTTGGTTGAATCCGTAAAAGTCTCAAAAAACAGAGTCATTCTAAACAAAAATAAAAACAGCTATTTAGTTGAAAAGACAACATCCCATGATGGTAAGCCCTTCTTCGAAACAAAAAACGGAAATCTCTTTGAAATAAAGTATCCCAAAGCCCCCTCACAAGAATCCATAGACATCATTGTCGAGCACTTCAACAAATTTGAAGATGAAAAAAAAGATACTGTTCATTTTATTCCATCCAATTGGATTGACACCCTTGATTTTGCAAGGTACTATTGGATTCAAGAATTTGCCAAGAATTTTGACGCAAGATTTCTTCGAAGCATCTTCGTCACATGGGAACAGGGAGACGTCCTAAAAATGGGCCCCGTTTGGGATTTTGATTTAGCCTATGGAATTTTCAGGACGGGGACAACAGAACATAAAGACTGGATCGTGCGCAACTTCGGATGGTATAAATGGCTTTGGAAAAACGATTCCTTTAAAAATAGCTGCCATAACTATTGGGCCAAGAACAAGCACATCTTCAAAAACGTTCCCGATTCCATAGAATCTGTTTCCCGACGGATAAGAAAAGCCGTCGAAAACGACAACAAGCGTTGGCCAACGCTCAATTTCACAGAAAACATGTATCACGACATCGCTTTCGAATCCTATGAAGATGCGGTAGACTCACTAAAAAAATGGGTTTCAGAACGTTATTATTGGATTGACGGGAACCTGTAA
- a CDS encoding acyltransferase family protein, whose product MDRDAKIDSIKFFLIFCVALGHCFGEFWDKPYVLPTYNFIYLFHMPLFIFLSGYFTKKNLYTAGISGYPN is encoded by the coding sequence ATGGATCGTGACGCCAAAATAGATAGCATAAAATTCTTTTTGATTTTTTGCGTCGCATTAGGACATTGTTTCGGTGAATTTTGGGACAAGCCGTACGTTTTGCCCACCTATAATTTCATCTATTTGTTCCACATGCCGCTTTTCATTTTCCTTAGCGGGTATTTTACAAAAAAAAATCTTTATACAGCCGGGATTTCTGGATATCCGAATTAA
- a CDS encoding acyltransferase family protein yields the protein MELQDLIVPSWSLWYLLSLICWRFLIQIMASTFKNCKVLITVAFLLGALIGFSTLSGALSIQRTFCFFPFFVVGYCVAQNNFIEKIRSVNHIFAIAICAVTVIACFGFLNFDIHHVIWGLHPYEEFDVAVGYAFSLRLAFYVVALSLCFSIINLFSFKSPFMAKEGRNTLVYYMYHTLLLLLFFDLVEHFDIPVNIGVLVLVTLLIMAIIFAMCRIKVFLWLLNPVSSILARHKKNG from the coding sequence ATTGAACTTCAGGACTTGATTGTTCCAAGTTGGTCCCTGTGGTATCTTCTGAGCCTAATTTGCTGGCGTTTTTTAATTCAGATCATGGCATCGACATTTAAGAATTGTAAAGTTCTCATCACGGTCGCTTTCTTGCTGGGCGCATTAATAGGATTCTCCACCCTAAGCGGGGCACTGTCGATCCAAAGGACTTTCTGTTTCTTCCCGTTCTTCGTCGTCGGTTACTGCGTCGCACAGAATAACTTTATCGAAAAAATAAGATCGGTGAACCACATTTTCGCAATTGCCATTTGCGCCGTAACCGTCATCGCGTGTTTTGGTTTTTTGAATTTCGACATCCATCATGTCATTTGGGGATTGCACCCTTATGAGGAATTCGACGTTGCAGTTGGCTACGCATTTTCCCTTAGGCTCGCTTTTTACGTAGTCGCGTTGTCACTGTGTTTTTCGATAATCAACCTGTTCAGTTTCAAGAGCCCCTTTATGGCAAAAGAGGGAAGGAACACCCTCGTCTACTACATGTACCATACCTTGCTGCTGCTTCTGTTCTTTGACCTGGTAGAGCATTTTGACATTCCCGTCAACATAGGGGTTCTTGTATTGGTCACCCTGTTGATCATGGCCATAATTTTTGCCATGTGCAGAATCAAAGTATTCCTTTGGCTACTAAATCCCGTTTCGTCAATTTTGGCCCGACATAAAAAGAACGGCTAA